The proteins below come from a single Bremerella sp. JC817 genomic window:
- a CDS encoding carboxypeptidase-like regulatory domain-containing protein, whose amino-acid sequence MHTSILSASRWMFIVAIALIGCNANSLPSGAAAVEGTVTYDGGPVEGATVTFRSRSGFAAVGKTNAEGVYHLSSSKIPGGTEPGSYTITVVKREAAEGGSLTEDDPNYNPNASAKSVTRKHLLPEKYSRPTTSELTSEVEAGSNLVNLELTK is encoded by the coding sequence ATGCACACTTCCATTCTCTCCGCATCCCGTTGGATGTTTATCGTCGCGATTGCCCTGATTGGTTGCAATGCGAATAGCCTTCCCTCTGGTGCCGCCGCCGTGGAAGGAACCGTTACGTACGATGGTGGCCCGGTCGAAGGTGCCACGGTGACCTTTCGATCGAGGTCGGGCTTTGCCGCGGTCGGAAAAACGAATGCGGAAGGTGTCTATCACCTCAGTTCGTCGAAGATCCCTGGCGGTACCGAGCCTGGCAGCTACACCATAACTGTGGTGAAGCGGGAAGCGGCCGAGGGAGGTTCGTTGACCGAAGACGATCCCAACTACAATCCGAATGCGTCGGCGAAATCAGTGACTCGCAAGCATTTGCTGCCAGAGAAATACAGTCGACCAACCACCAGCGAGCTGACCAGTGAGGTCGAGGCCGGCAGCAATCTGGTCAACCTGGAGCTGACGAAGTAG
- a CDS encoding carbonic anhydrase, with protein MCNSQPTSRRTFVQNVAMAAGAVSLSPFASLAGAAEPTDRDPNAILEQLVAGNQRFVEGKTKVPPRTPEEFARHAQGQAPPAIILGCADSRVPPEIVFDQPIGGLFVLRVAGNIVGSGPILLGSVEFAVAELGASVVVVMGHSSCGACRAAIDHIDNNDALPGAIEGMVDYIRPVVREVKGKPGDKLVNVTKANALYNAKKLAKTGEILPGFVESGKVKMVGAYYDLASGKVEFLG; from the coding sequence ATGTGCAACTCGCAACCCACTTCGCGACGCACCTTCGTCCAAAACGTAGCCATGGCAGCTGGCGCGGTCAGTTTGAGCCCGTTTGCTTCGCTGGCCGGTGCCGCCGAACCAACCGACCGTGATCCGAATGCCATCCTCGAGCAGTTAGTTGCCGGCAATCAGCGTTTTGTCGAAGGGAAGACCAAGGTTCCACCACGTACGCCAGAAGAATTTGCCCGCCATGCTCAAGGCCAGGCCCCTCCAGCGATCATCCTGGGCTGTGCCGATTCGCGTGTTCCGCCAGAAATTGTCTTCGATCAACCGATCGGCGGACTGTTCGTCTTGCGTGTCGCCGGCAACATCGTCGGTTCCGGTCCAATCCTGCTGGGTAGCGTCGAATTCGCCGTCGCCGAACTGGGTGCGAGCGTGGTCGTGGTGATGGGTCACAGCTCGTGTGGTGCCTGCCGTGCGGCGATCGACCACATCGATAACAACGACGCCCTGCCCGGGGCAATCGAAGGCATGGTCGATTACATCCGCCCTGTCGTTCGCGAAGTGAAGGGCAAGCCAGGCGACAAACTGGTCAACGTGACCAAGGCCAACGCACTCTATAACGCCAAGAAGCTGGCCAAGACCGGCGAGATTCTGCCGGGCTTCGTCGAAAGCGGCAAGGTCAAGATGGTCGGTGCTTACTACGACCTGGCCAGTGGCAAAGTCGAATTCCTCGGCTAA
- a CDS encoding ABC transporter permease, whose product MFNWLADWGGVAIDCVTSIGELTLFAWRTILWTFGRLPKRETLLPSFYQVGVMSLPVVALTGTFIGMVLAVQSYYQFRELGLETRLGAVINMSLVRELGPVLAATMLAGRVGSAMAAELGTMRVTEQIDALTSMGANPIHYLVVPRVLAMLLLIPALTVMADFMGFVGGYFYSVIIIGIDKHFYLYNSQIFVGSWDIFCGLFKSIFFGGVIALVSCHQGFYCTAGAEGVGKAATAAFVYSFVMILIIDLVLNIGLERVYMTLWPDQMVSIGGG is encoded by the coding sequence ATGTTCAACTGGCTGGCTGATTGGGGTGGTGTAGCGATCGATTGTGTCACCTCGATTGGCGAGTTGACGCTGTTCGCGTGGCGGACGATTCTGTGGACGTTCGGTCGCTTGCCGAAACGAGAAACCTTGCTGCCTAGCTTCTACCAGGTCGGCGTGATGAGCCTGCCGGTAGTTGCCCTGACCGGTACCTTCATTGGGATGGTTCTGGCAGTGCAAAGCTATTACCAGTTCCGCGAGCTGGGGCTCGAAACCCGCCTCGGTGCCGTGATCAACATGTCGCTCGTCCGCGAACTAGGTCCGGTGCTGGCAGCCACGATGCTGGCAGGCCGAGTCGGTAGCGCGATGGCGGCTGAACTGGGCACGATGCGCGTTACCGAGCAGATCGATGCATTGACCTCGATGGGGGCCAACCCGATCCATTACCTGGTGGTACCACGCGTTCTGGCAATGCTGTTATTGATACCGGCATTAACCGTGATGGCGGACTTTATGGGGTTCGTCGGCGGCTACTTCTATAGCGTCATCATCATCGGTATCGACAAGCACTTTTACCTGTACAACTCGCAGATCTTCGTCGGCTCGTGGGATATCTTCTGCGGGCTGTTCAAAAGCATCTTCTTCGGCGGCGTGATCGCGCTGGTCAGTTGTCATCAAGGCTTCTACTGCACCGCCGGTGCGGAAGGGGTCGGCAAAGCGGCGACGGCGGCCTTTGTGTATTCGTTCGTGATGATCCTGATCATCGACCTGGTGCTGAACATTGGCCTCGAGCGCGTTTACATGACGCTTTGGCCAGACCAGATGGTTTCGATTGGAGGTGGCTAA
- a CDS encoding DUF1559 domain-containing protein: protein MRQARTAFTLVELLVVIAIIGVLIALLLPAVQQAREAARRMHCSNNLKQIGLALHNYHDTHGSFVPRATGTTSGSTQNNGRLNGLIPLLPFIEQNAMFDAISSGDSTKPPYGGNTWEVWGPWEVAPVAYSCPSDNYSGSRRNTFNYRFSLGDSIANTINATRVRGLFAKRDGSSFRDITDGTSNTIAMSERKVNEFDLGTRGGQIPVTQGVTTGVSDLSTSPLNCLAESDGRFYLDAGSVKGRGGWWFADGQAERAGFHTVLPPNSPACVEGSNGSGDSVTSLISPNSNHPGGVMTLRADGSTHFVAETIDTGDLSLAESTGGQSPYGVWGALGSKAGGETNTGS from the coding sequence ATGCGACAGGCTCGAACTGCGTTTACTCTCGTTGAATTACTGGTCGTCATCGCGATCATCGGCGTTCTCATTGCCTTGCTTTTGCCCGCCGTCCAGCAAGCTCGTGAAGCGGCCCGACGTATGCATTGCTCGAACAATCTGAAGCAAATTGGCCTGGCGCTGCATAACTACCACGACACTCATGGCAGTTTCGTGCCACGCGCGACGGGGACGACCTCAGGTTCGACGCAGAATAATGGGCGTTTGAACGGTTTGATTCCGCTGCTGCCGTTCATCGAGCAAAACGCCATGTTCGATGCCATCTCGTCGGGCGACTCGACGAAGCCTCCTTATGGCGGCAATACCTGGGAAGTCTGGGGTCCGTGGGAAGTCGCCCCGGTCGCCTATAGCTGTCCTTCCGACAACTACAGCGGGTCGCGACGCAATACGTTCAACTACCGCTTCAGTCTGGGCGACTCGATTGCCAACACGATCAATGCGACGCGCGTGCGAGGTTTGTTTGCCAAGCGCGATGGAAGCTCGTTCCGCGACATCACCGACGGCACCAGCAACACGATCGCTATGAGCGAACGCAAAGTGAACGAGTTCGACCTGGGCACGCGTGGCGGGCAGATTCCCGTGACGCAAGGTGTGACCACCGGCGTGAGCGATCTTTCGACCAGCCCACTGAACTGCCTGGCCGAGTCGGACGGCCGTTTCTACCTGGATGCAGGTTCGGTGAAGGGGCGTGGTGGCTGGTGGTTTGCTGACGGTCAGGCCGAGCGAGCCGGTTTCCATACTGTGTTGCCGCCGAACTCGCCAGCGTGTGTCGAAGGAAGCAACGGCAGTGGCGACAGCGTGACGTCGTTGATCTCGCCCAACAGCAATCATCCTGGCGGGGTGATGACGCTGCGAGCCGATGGTTCGACCCACTTTGTTGCTGAAACGATCGACACGGGCGACTTGAGCCTGGCCGAATCGACTGGAGGTCAAAGCCCTTACGGGGTCTGGGGTGCCCTGGGAAGCAAAGCGGGCGGTGAGACTAACACCGGTTCTTAA
- a CDS encoding GNAT family N-acetyltransferase, with protein sequence MPSEIILRVPFFSDLANLAMALRREVFVVEQNVPDSEEYDIHDPTADHYVVVCEGCVVATTRVLRYEEESRLSRFAVRRSLRGSGVGGRLCDFVMKDLAAQGRTKVFLHAQVDKIGFYAKYGFKPYGEEYLECDILHRNMRNWEPA encoded by the coding sequence TTGCCCAGCGAGATCATTCTGCGAGTTCCTTTCTTTAGCGACCTTGCTAACCTGGCGATGGCGCTGCGGCGCGAAGTGTTCGTGGTGGAACAGAACGTCCCAGACTCCGAGGAATACGACATCCACGATCCGACTGCCGATCATTACGTAGTGGTCTGCGAGGGATGTGTTGTCGCCACAACACGCGTGCTGCGGTACGAAGAAGAGTCGCGACTATCGCGGTTTGCGGTGCGTCGATCGCTGCGTGGCAGCGGGGTCGGGGGGCGCTTGTGCGACTTTGTGATGAAAGATCTGGCCGCCCAGGGACGGACGAAAGTCTTTCTGCATGCCCAAGTCGATAAGATCGGCTTCTATGCGAAGTACGGATTCAAACCGTATGGCGAAGAGTATCTGGAGTGCGACATTTTGCATCGCAATATGCGAAATTGGGAACCAGCCTAG
- a CDS encoding DUF6268 family outer membrane beta-barrel protein, with protein MTIRTILFCCLTMASTSSVFAQGNGQPQAEPVGYRPAEGEIEVQEGGPYIETEVPSNYAPPSVVSSGIWQLLVPRKGAATFTYLGGGGEDGLGITSIDTSASFMAPLPIWGGMYGSLTPGFSWNALDGPSGFDLPSDLYRGSLSLGFIKPFENGSQLVIGISPTFATDGHSDASDAFQFNAFGMYNWKRSEKFSWQLGIAATGRDDIPILPAVGFTWKPNDNWLIEASVPRPRIAHRLQWFPNLGENWAYVAGEFGGGTYGVDRNGTSDQLTLRDFRLLLGWERRNPGGFSPSVEAGYVFGRELEYESDGSKFKPSDTFLIRASVSF; from the coding sequence ATGACCATTCGCACAATCCTCTTCTGCTGCCTGACGATGGCCTCGACTTCGTCGGTGTTTGCTCAAGGCAATGGCCAGCCACAAGCTGAGCCAGTTGGGTACCGTCCAGCCGAAGGCGAAATCGAAGTGCAAGAAGGTGGGCCCTATATCGAAACGGAAGTCCCCAGCAACTACGCTCCGCCGTCGGTTGTCAGTTCCGGCATCTGGCAACTGCTGGTTCCACGTAAAGGAGCGGCGACGTTCACGTACCTGGGTGGCGGTGGCGAAGATGGTCTGGGGATTACCTCGATCGATACGTCCGCCAGCTTTATGGCCCCGTTGCCAATCTGGGGTGGCATGTACGGAAGCCTTACGCCAGGATTCAGTTGGAATGCACTAGATGGGCCCAGCGGTTTCGATCTGCCGTCGGATTTGTATCGAGGATCGCTGAGCCTCGGTTTTATCAAGCCATTTGAAAACGGTTCTCAGCTGGTGATCGGAATCTCGCCAACCTTCGCGACCGATGGCCATTCCGATGCCAGTGATGCGTTTCAGTTCAACGCATTTGGGATGTACAACTGGAAGCGTTCTGAGAAGTTCTCGTGGCAGTTGGGGATCGCGGCGACCGGTCGCGACGACATACCGATCTTGCCCGCCGTTGGCTTCACCTGGAAACCGAACGACAATTGGCTGATTGAAGCGTCGGTACCTCGACCACGGATCGCCCACCGCCTGCAATGGTTCCCAAACCTCGGCGAAAATTGGGCCTATGTTGCCGGCGAGTTCGGCGGCGGTACGTACGGGGTCGACCGCAACGGAACCAGCGATCAGCTGACGCTTCGCGACTTTCGCCTGCTGCTGGGTTGGGAACGTCGCAACCCAGGCGGCTTTAGTCCCTCGGTTGAAGCTGGTTACGTCTTTGGCCGGGAATTGGAATACGAGTCGGATGGCTCGAAGTTCAAGCCCTCCGACACGTTCCTGATCCGCGCCAGTGTCTCGTTCTAA
- a CDS encoding ATP-dependent Clp protease ATP-binding subunit has protein sequence MYERFTDRARKVMQLANQEAQRFNHEYIGTEHILLGLIKEGSGVAANVLKTLEVDLRKIRLEVEKLVQSGPDMVTMGKLPQTPRAKKVIEYSMEEARNLNHNYVGTEHILLGLLREQEGVAAQVLMNLGLKLEDVREEVLNLLGHGMEGDSSREGRGEPGGVSDPGGASGKGSKSKTPALDSFGRDLTELAKQGKLDPVIGRQREIERAIQVLCRRTKNNPVLLGEAGVGKTAIVEGFAQRVIDGDVPELLAEKRIVVLDLAMMVAGTKYRGQFEERIKAVMNEVRRAKNTILFIDELHTLVGAGGAEGAIDAANVLKPALARGEIQCIGATTLDEYRKYIEKDAALARRFQEIQVDPASKEETAEILKGLRDRYEEHHNVQITDDAIVAAAEYSDRYITGRCLPDKAIDVIDEAGARVRLRVMTRPPDLKEIDEEVETLNRKKEQAVADQDFEKAASLRDQADKLKKKKEDIVKEWQAKSRQKDGVVDEEVIAEVVSKMTGIPLTRMSTEDSMRLMQMEAELHKKVISQDDAIKAVSKAVRRSRSGLKDPKRPTGCFVFAGPTGVGKTLLAKALAEFMFGDADALIQIDMSEYMEKHNVSRLIGAPPGYVGYEEGGQLTEKIRRRPYAVVLLDEIEKAHPDVFNMLLQVMEEGRLTDSFGRNVDFRNVILIMTTNAGASAIKNESAFGFQAPDEGAEYESMKHRVQEEIAKVFRPEFINRVDQTIIFHHLTKDDLKEVIDLELSKVRERLEERGYNLVLTDAAKELIIKRSHQSDKDQDFGARPLRRAIENSIEDPLSEELLKGEFQGMDTITVDAIMNDEGKAVRLDFKGSLQQPEAEETVGAGSGGEGESSEEA, from the coding sequence ATGTACGAACGATTTACAGATCGTGCTCGCAAGGTGATGCAGCTGGCCAATCAAGAGGCTCAGCGGTTCAACCATGAATATATCGGAACCGAGCACATCCTCTTGGGACTGATCAAAGAGGGTAGCGGTGTCGCTGCCAACGTTTTGAAGACGTTGGAAGTTGACCTGCGGAAGATTCGACTCGAAGTCGAAAAGCTCGTCCAGTCTGGTCCCGACATGGTGACCATGGGCAAGCTTCCGCAAACCCCGCGGGCCAAGAAAGTCATCGAATACTCGATGGAAGAGGCTCGCAATCTGAACCATAACTACGTCGGCACCGAGCATATCTTGCTGGGCCTGCTCCGCGAACAAGAAGGCGTCGCCGCCCAGGTTCTGATGAACCTTGGCCTGAAGCTGGAAGACGTTCGCGAAGAAGTCCTCAACTTGCTTGGCCACGGCATGGAAGGTGACAGCAGCCGAGAAGGCCGCGGCGAACCAGGCGGAGTTTCCGACCCAGGTGGTGCTTCGGGCAAAGGCAGCAAGAGCAAGACCCCTGCCCTGGACAGCTTTGGTCGCGACCTGACCGAACTGGCCAAGCAAGGCAAGCTTGATCCTGTCATCGGCCGCCAACGCGAAATCGAACGAGCCATTCAGGTTCTTTGCCGCCGTACCAAGAACAACCCGGTTCTGCTGGGTGAAGCTGGTGTCGGTAAGACCGCCATCGTCGAAGGCTTCGCACAGCGAGTCATCGACGGCGACGTGCCAGAACTGTTGGCCGAAAAGCGAATCGTCGTGCTCGACCTGGCGATGATGGTCGCTGGTACCAAGTACCGCGGTCAGTTTGAAGAACGTATCAAGGCCGTGATGAACGAAGTTCGTCGTGCCAAGAATACGATCCTCTTCATCGACGAGCTTCACACCCTGGTGGGTGCCGGTGGTGCAGAAGGTGCGATCGACGCCGCCAACGTGTTGAAGCCAGCATTGGCTCGTGGCGAAATCCAGTGCATCGGTGCGACCACCCTCGACGAGTACCGCAAGTACATCGAAAAGGACGCCGCCCTGGCCCGTCGTTTCCAAGAGATCCAGGTCGATCCTGCCTCGAAGGAAGAAACGGCCGAGATCCTCAAGGGTCTGCGCGATCGTTACGAAGAACATCACAACGTTCAGATCACCGACGACGCCATTGTTGCCGCGGCCGAATACTCGGATCGCTACATCACCGGTCGTTGCTTGCCGGATAAGGCCATCGACGTGATCGACGAAGCTGGTGCTCGCGTGCGGCTTCGCGTGATGACTCGTCCGCCAGATCTCAAAGAGATCGACGAAGAAGTCGAAACACTCAATCGCAAGAAAGAGCAGGCCGTTGCCGACCAAGACTTCGAAAAGGCTGCTTCGCTCCGCGATCAGGCCGACAAGCTGAAGAAAAAGAAAGAAGACATCGTCAAAGAATGGCAGGCCAAGAGCCGCCAGAAAGATGGCGTTGTCGACGAAGAAGTCATCGCTGAAGTTGTCAGCAAGATGACCGGCATTCCGCTGACCCGTATGTCGACCGAAGACAGCATGCGGCTGATGCAGATGGAAGCCGAGCTGCATAAGAAGGTCATCAGCCAGGACGACGCCATCAAGGCAGTCTCGAAGGCTGTCCGCCGTAGCCGTAGCGGTCTGAAAGATCCGAAGCGCCCAACCGGCTGCTTCGTCTTCGCAGGTCCAACCGGTGTCGGTAAGACCTTGCTGGCCAAGGCCCTCGCCGAATTCATGTTCGGTGATGCCGACGCCCTGATTCAAATCGACATGTCCGAGTACATGGAGAAGCACAACGTCAGCCGTCTGATCGGTGCCCCTCCCGGATACGTTGGTTACGAAGAAGGTGGTCAGCTGACCGAAAAGATCCGACGTCGTCCGTACGCCGTGGTCCTGCTCGATGAAATCGAAAAGGCTCACCCGGACGTCTTCAACATGCTGCTTCAAGTGATGGAAGAAGGCCGCTTGACCGATAGCTTCGGTCGTAACGTCGACTTCCGGAACGTGATCTTGATCATGACCACCAATGCCGGTGCGTCGGCGATCAAGAACGAATCGGCTTTCGGTTTCCAGGCTCCCGACGAAGGTGCCGAGTACGAAAGCATGAAGCACCGTGTCCAGGAAGAAATCGCCAAGGTGTTCCGACCGGAATTTATCAACCGTGTCGACCAGACGATCATCTTCCATCACCTGACCAAGGACGACCTGAAGGAAGTGATCGACCTGGAACTGTCGAAGGTTCGCGAACGTCTGGAAGAACGAGGCTACAACCTGGTTCTGACCGACGCCGCCAAAGAGCTGATCATCAAACGCAGCCATCAGTCGGACAAAGACCAAGACTTTGGTGCTCGTCCGCTGCGTCGTGCGATCGAAAACTCGATCGAAGATCCGCTCTCGGAAGAACTGCTCAAGGGCGAGTTCCAAGGCATGGATACGATCACGGTCGACGCGATCATGAACGACGAAGGCAAAGCTGTTCGCCTCGACTTCAAAGGCTCGCTCCAGCAGCCTGAAGCCGAAGAAACCGTCGGTGCCGGTAGCGGTGGCGAAGGTGAATCGAGCGAAGAAGCTTAG
- a CDS encoding tetratricopeptide repeat protein: MLSTPWITCLWPGLSELWVRGRWTGLVWALGFTLLLNAALVSKGVWPELGNVWIRSGLWYLALGFWLTNSVWMGIRIASGSLDAIDTSIDQLYQSAQTAYLKGQWYQAEAVLLRLLRREPGDAEALLMLATLKRHTKQYDEAREALDKLERLDASRRWWFEIHREKQLLTEREEAETEAQATSSKTKADNLGEQNAERGGPSLPEAA; this comes from the coding sequence ATGCTATCAACGCCATGGATTACCTGCCTGTGGCCTGGGCTCAGCGAGCTTTGGGTACGTGGGCGCTGGACTGGGCTGGTCTGGGCTCTAGGATTCACGTTGCTATTGAATGCGGCGTTGGTTTCCAAAGGAGTCTGGCCGGAGCTAGGAAACGTCTGGATCCGTAGCGGACTCTGGTATTTGGCCCTTGGCTTCTGGCTAACGAATAGTGTTTGGATGGGGATCCGAATTGCCTCGGGCAGCTTGGATGCCATCGATACCTCGATCGACCAGCTCTACCAAAGCGCCCAGACTGCCTATTTAAAAGGTCAGTGGTACCAAGCCGAGGCAGTTTTATTGAGGCTACTCCGGCGCGAGCCGGGCGACGCAGAGGCGCTGCTCATGCTGGCAACGCTTAAGCGACATACGAAGCAATACGACGAAGCGCGAGAGGCCCTCGACAAGCTCGAGCGACTTGATGCCAGCCGACGCTGGTGGTTTGAAATCCACCGCGAGAAGCAGCTTCTGACAGAAAGAGAAGAAGCGGAAACGGAAGCCCAAGCCACGTCATCCAAGACGAAGGCAGACAACCTGGGTGAACAAAACGCGGAGAGAGGCGGACCCAGCCTACCGGAAGCCGCGTAA
- a CDS encoding response regulator: MPIFSDQTAQPRSGGIFVSGYDEITILVVDDTAVDRALVGGVLQKNNCGNLTVHFAESGEEALEMIAGEDPDVVLTDLRMPGMDGLALVKTMQVDYPFIPCVLMTAHGSEEIAAEALRNGASSFVPKKDLIHKLASTLIHVLSSAHHDRMARRFDECWNETTSQFTLANDANLIGAVTGHVQNYLQKFRHVSENELVRLGVALDEAFRNAMFHGNLQLESDLWAADPERFYLEAHRRQEIAPFKDRVVHFTLTCRRDEVRFVIRDEGDGFDVGQQYFDPDDPAQLTRPSGRGLFLIKTFMDEVAFNDVGNEITMIFRPKMSDELALDDVAI; the protein is encoded by the coding sequence GTGCCAATTTTTTCTGATCAAACAGCCCAGCCTCGCAGCGGAGGAATCTTCGTTTCGGGGTACGACGAAATCACGATCCTTGTCGTCGACGACACGGCCGTAGACCGTGCGCTGGTCGGGGGCGTTCTGCAGAAGAACAACTGCGGCAACTTGACGGTTCACTTCGCCGAAAGTGGTGAAGAAGCCCTCGAGATGATTGCCGGCGAAGACCCCGACGTCGTGCTGACCGACCTGCGAATGCCAGGCATGGATGGTCTCGCTCTGGTGAAGACAATGCAGGTCGATTACCCCTTCATTCCTTGCGTGCTGATGACCGCCCACGGTAGCGAAGAGATCGCCGCGGAAGCCCTGCGAAACGGAGCCTCCAGTTTCGTCCCGAAGAAAGATCTGATCCACAAACTGGCGTCGACGCTGATTCATGTTCTTTCGTCGGCACATCACGATCGGATGGCTCGTCGTTTCGACGAGTGCTGGAACGAGACCACCTCGCAGTTCACGCTGGCCAACGATGCCAACCTGATCGGAGCAGTCACCGGCCACGTGCAGAATTACCTGCAGAAGTTTCGCCATGTCTCGGAAAACGAACTGGTGCGACTGGGCGTTGCTTTGGACGAAGCGTTTCGCAATGCGATGTTCCACGGCAACTTGCAGTTGGAATCGGACCTGTGGGCGGCCGATCCCGAGCGGTTCTATCTCGAGGCCCATCGCCGCCAGGAAATCGCCCCGTTCAAAGATCGCGTTGTCCACTTCACGCTGACCTGTCGCCGCGATGAAGTCCGCTTTGTGATTCGGGACGAAGGTGATGGGTTCGATGTCGGGCAGCAGTACTTCGACCCCGACGATCCCGCTCAGCTCACCCGACCGAGCGGACGAGGTTTGTTTCTCATCAAGACGTTCATGGATGAAGTCGCCTTCAACGACGTCGGCAACGAGATCACGATGATCTTTCGCCCGAAGATGTCGGACGAACTGGCCCTGGACGACGTCGCGATCTGA
- the thiE gene encoding thiamine phosphate synthase, with amino-acid sequence MSDSHNPNDRGLPPSMDISLGRTLDAAANRASEGLRVIEDFVRYGQNDRFLTAELKSLRHELDSTLQKFDRLASIQSRDTFGDVGTTIQGKLEHARHDWSDLLTANFKRLQQALRSLEEHAKLIDGNAAASFERARYLSYSLEKMVLTTITAASQFAEPSVYVLIDGQASVDAFDRLTGALVDAGVDVIQLRDKSIDDRTLVARGELLRKRTANTATKMIFNDRADLAKVTGADGVHVGQEELTVSQVRSVLGTGKLVGVSTHSLAQAQQAVRDGADYIGIGPTFPSTTKSFEQFPGLDLIREIAAHITLPGFAIGGIDPTNAAQVAEAGIKRIAVSGCVAKASDPGAVVAQLKSALA; translated from the coding sequence ATGTCCGACTCCCACAATCCGAACGATCGCGGCTTACCACCATCGATGGACATTTCGCTTGGAAGAACGCTCGACGCGGCTGCCAATCGAGCTAGCGAAGGTTTGCGTGTCATCGAAGACTTCGTCCGCTATGGGCAGAACGATCGCTTCCTCACGGCGGAGCTTAAATCGCTGCGGCACGAGCTAGACAGTACCCTCCAGAAGTTCGATCGCCTGGCATCGATTCAATCACGCGACACCTTCGGCGATGTCGGCACGACGATTCAAGGCAAACTCGAGCATGCCCGTCACGATTGGAGCGACTTGCTGACGGCGAACTTCAAGCGATTGCAACAAGCACTTCGCAGCCTGGAAGAACATGCCAAGCTGATCGATGGCAATGCGGCCGCTTCGTTCGAGCGGGCTCGTTATCTTTCGTACTCGCTCGAGAAGATGGTGCTGACCACCATCACCGCAGCCAGTCAGTTTGCGGAACCATCGGTCTACGTTTTGATCGATGGGCAAGCGAGTGTTGATGCATTCGATCGTTTAACAGGGGCGTTGGTCGACGCCGGCGTCGATGTGATTCAGCTTCGCGATAAATCGATTGACGACCGAACGTTAGTCGCGCGAGGCGAATTACTGCGAAAGCGAACGGCGAACACCGCGACCAAGATGATCTTCAACGATCGCGCCGACCTGGCGAAAGTGACCGGGGCCGATGGTGTGCACGTTGGGCAGGAAGAATTGACCGTCAGTCAGGTTCGTTCCGTGTTGGGAACCGGCAAGCTTGTCGGTGTTTCGACCCATTCTCTCGCCCAGGCTCAGCAAGCGGTGCGCGACGGAGCCGACTATATCGGCATCGGCCCCACCTTTCCGAGCACGACGAAGTCATTCGAGCAGTTCCCAGGTCTCGATCTGATTCGCGAGATCGCCGCCCATATTACCTTGCCAGGGTTCGCGATTGGCGGCATCGATCCCACCAACGCCGCGCAGGTCGCCGAGGCCGGTATCAAACGGATTGCTGTTTCGGGATGCGTTGCCAAGGCAAGCGACCCAGGGGCGGTTGTTGCCCAGTTGAAGTCAGCCCTCGCCTAA
- a CDS encoding DUF4236 domain-containing protein: MGFSFRKSYTFGPLRINLSKSGVGFSFGMKGLRAGMSSNGRKYVSASVPGTGARYYKSTKSLSGLWNQWFGGDETAEDAADEAPKKKPTKKLTKKESFW; this comes from the coding sequence ATGGGGTTTTCATTTCGCAAGTCGTACACGTTCGGACCGCTGCGCATTAACTTGAGCAAGTCAGGCGTCGGCTTTTCTTTTGGCATGAAAGGCCTGCGAGCCGGCATGAGTTCCAATGGCCGGAAGTATGTTTCAGCCAGCGTGCCTGGGACTGGGGCTCGGTATTACAAGTCGACCAAGTCGCTCTCGGGGCTGTGGAACCAATGGTTTGGTGGCGACGAGACGGCGGAAGATGCGGCCGACGAAGCACCTAAGAAGAAGCCCACAAAGAAACTGACCAAAAAAGAATCGTTCTGGTAA